In Sulfitobacter albidus, the following proteins share a genomic window:
- a CDS encoding aldehyde dehydrogenase family protein, which produces MSISDIFDDMSYGEATESAADAFAWITDQGSRFGHFIDGAMTAPGETFDSRNPATGEVLAHLSQATQADVDAAVKAARRAQPAWEKAGGATRARVLYAIARLLQKHSRLFATLETLDNGKPIREARDIDVPLAQRHFYYHAGMAQLMASELPDARALGVCGQVIPWNFPLLMLAWKVAPALAMGNTVVLKPAEYTSLTALLFADICRQAGVPKGVVNIVTGDGAVGEMIVNADVDKIAFTGSTAVGRRIREATAGSGKALTLELGGKSPYIVFDDADIDSAVEGLVDAIWFNQGQVCCAGSRLLVHEPIADLFHAKLRARMDKLRVGSPLDKSIDVGAIVDPKQLDTIRALVGANTAGHTHVAACDMPETGSFYPPTLITGLYPADTLMQEEIFGPVLVSTTFRTPAEAVEIANNTRYGLAASVWSENINLALDTAPKLAAGIVWINGTNMMDAAAGFGGVRESGFGREGGWEGLAAYTKPKATPRKLSQPGAMTGDGAPADGIDRTAKLYIGGKQARPDGGYSRPVWGKGGALLGHASLANRKDVRNAVEAAHAAKGWSKTTGHLRAQILYYLAENLAVRGGEFADRLNAMRGGKTGAREVEASLDALFTAAAWADKYDGQVHGVPIRGVALAVKEPVGVIGVLCPAEAPLLGLIATAAPAIAMGNRVIAHASEPFPLAATDFVQVLETSDVPAGVLNILTGAQADTADTLARHMDVDAVWSFGDPSLDAVIEEGSATNLKRSWVQNGAGVDWEKFDTRHVLQQATEVKNIWIPYGE; this is translated from the coding sequence ATGAGCATTTCCGACATCTTCGACGACATGTCCTACGGCGAGGCAACCGAATCCGCCGCCGACGCCTTTGCCTGGATCACCGATCAGGGCAGTCGGTTCGGCCATTTCATCGACGGGGCGATGACCGCGCCGGGCGAGACATTCGACAGCCGCAACCCCGCCACCGGTGAGGTGCTGGCGCATCTGAGCCAGGCGACGCAGGCGGATGTGGATGCCGCCGTCAAAGCGGCCCGGCGCGCGCAGCCCGCGTGGGAAAAGGCGGGCGGTGCGACCCGCGCTCGCGTCCTGTATGCCATTGCGCGGCTGTTGCAGAAACACAGCCGCCTCTTTGCCACCCTCGAAACCCTCGACAACGGCAAACCCATCCGCGAGGCGCGCGATATCGACGTGCCATTGGCGCAACGGCATTTCTACTATCACGCGGGCATGGCCCAACTGATGGCGTCAGAACTGCCCGATGCCCGTGCGCTGGGGGTTTGCGGTCAGGTGATCCCGTGGAATTTCCCGCTGCTGATGCTGGCGTGGAAGGTCGCACCGGCGCTGGCCATGGGCAACACGGTGGTGCTGAAACCGGCCGAGTATACGTCGCTCACCGCGCTGTTGTTCGCCGACATCTGCCGTCAGGCCGGGGTGCCCAAGGGCGTGGTGAACATCGTCACCGGCGACGGCGCAGTGGGTGAGATGATCGTGAACGCCGACGTCGACAAGATCGCCTTTACCGGCTCCACCGCCGTGGGCCGCCGCATCCGCGAGGCGACCGCAGGCTCCGGCAAGGCGCTCACGCTCGAACTGGGCGGCAAATCCCCCTACATCGTCTTTGACGACGCCGATATCGATTCAGCGGTCGAGGGGCTGGTCGATGCGATCTGGTTCAATCAGGGGCAAGTCTGCTGCGCGGGCTCGCGCCTGCTGGTGCATGAACCCATCGCCGATCTCTTCCACGCCAAGCTGCGCGCGCGCATGGACAAGCTGCGCGTGGGCTCCCCGCTCGATAAATCCATCGACGTGGGCGCCATCGTCGATCCCAAACAGCTCGACACGATCCGCGCGCTTGTGGGTGCCAATACCGCCGGTCACACCCATGTCGCCGCCTGCGACATGCCTGAAACCGGCAGCTTTTATCCGCCCACGCTCATCACCGGCCTCTACCCCGCCGATACCTTGATGCAGGAAGAGATCTTTGGCCCCGTGCTCGTCTCCACCACCTTCCGCACGCCAGCCGAGGCGGTCGAGATCGCCAACAATACCCGCTACGGGCTGGCCGCAAGCGTGTGGAGTGAGAACATCAACCTTGCGCTGGATACCGCGCCCAAGCTGGCGGCGGGCATCGTCTGGATCAACGGCACCAACATGATGGACGCCGCCGCAGGATTTGGCGGCGTGCGCGAAAGCGGCTTTGGCCGTGAGGGCGGCTGGGAAGGGCTTGCCGCCTATACCAAGCCGAAAGCGACGCCCCGGAAACTGAGCCAGCCCGGCGCCATGACGGGCGACGGCGCGCCTGCGGACGGTATCGACCGCACCGCCAAGCTTTATATCGGGGGCAAACAGGCGCGCCCCGACGGCGGCTATTCGCGCCCCGTCTGGGGCAAGGGCGGCGCGCTTCTGGGCCACGCGAGCCTCGCCAACCGCAAGGACGTGCGCAACGCGGTCGAGGCCGCCCATGCGGCAAAAGGGTGGAGCAAGACCACCGGCCACCTGCGCGCGCAGATCCTCTATTACCTCGCCGAAAACCTCGCCGTGCGGGGGGGTGAATTCGCCGACAGGCTGAACGCGATGCGTGGCGGCAAGACAGGCGCGCGTGAGGTCGAGGCGTCGCTCGACGCGCTGTTCACCGCCGCCGCTTGGGCGGACAAATACGACGGGCAGGTGCACGGCGTCCCGATCCGGGGTGTGGCGCTCGCGGTCAAGGAACCCGTGGGCGTGATCGGCGTGCTTTGCCCCGCCGAGGCGCCGCTTCTGGGTCTGATCGCCACCGCCGCCCCGGCCATCGCCATGGGCAACCGGGTGATCGCCCACGCGTCAGAGCCCTTCCCGCTGGCCGCCACCGATTTTGTGCAGGTGCTCGAAACGTCAGACGTGCCTGCCGGGGTCCTCAACATCCTGACCGGTGCACAGGCCGACACCGCCGACACACTGGCGCGCCACATGGACGTCGATGCGGTGTGGAGTTTTGGCGACCCCTCCCTCGACGCGGTAATCGAGGAGGGATCAGCGACCAATCTCAAACGCAGCTGGGTGCAGAACGGCGCGGGCGTGGATTGGGAAAAATTCGACACGCGCCACGTCCTGCAACAGGCAACCGAGGTCAAGAATATCTGGATCCCCTACGGCGAATAG
- the deoC gene encoding deoxyribose-phosphate aldolase has translation MSDTKTAPQTATAQLPQVTEPRNAGMPLDLNWVLSAQANTSAIERRAASLPARRSVKKAHQAAWLLKAVSCIDLTTLSGDDTERRVGRLCAKARQPIAADTLDALGMAGLTTGAVCVYHEMIPAAVTALRGTDIPVAAVSTGFPAGLSPLPLRIAEIEQSVAAGAHEIDIVISRRHVLSGNWQALYDEMAAFRAACGPAHIKAILATGELGSLRNVARASLVCMMAGADFIKTSTGKESVNATLPVTLVMLRAIRDYYDRTGLRVGYKPAGGISKAKDAITYLALIKEELGDRWLMPDLFRFGASSLLGDIERQLEHHLTGAYSAAYRHPTS, from the coding sequence CCGCCCCGCAGACCGCGACCGCCCAGCTCCCGCAAGTGACGGAGCCGCGCAACGCAGGGATGCCGCTGGATCTCAACTGGGTGCTGAGCGCGCAGGCCAATACCTCCGCCATCGAGCGGCGCGCGGCGTCGCTGCCCGCGCGGCGATCGGTGAAAAAGGCGCATCAGGCCGCGTGGCTTCTCAAGGCGGTCAGCTGCATCGACCTGACCACGCTTTCGGGCGACGATACCGAACGGCGCGTCGGGCGGCTTTGCGCCAAGGCGCGCCAGCCGATTGCGGCGGACACGCTTGACGCGCTCGGCATGGCGGGCCTCACCACCGGCGCCGTCTGCGTCTATCACGAGATGATCCCGGCGGCCGTCACCGCACTGCGCGGCACCGATATCCCCGTCGCCGCCGTCTCTACCGGATTTCCGGCGGGTCTGTCGCCCTTGCCCCTGCGCATCGCCGAGATCGAGCAATCGGTCGCCGCGGGCGCCCATGAGATCGATATCGTCATCTCGCGCCGCCACGTTTTGTCGGGCAACTGGCAGGCGCTCTACGATGAGATGGCGGCGTTCCGCGCCGCCTGCGGCCCCGCCCACATCAAGGCGATCCTCGCCACCGGCGAGCTTGGCAGCCTGCGCAACGTCGCGCGCGCCAGCCTCGTGTGCATGATGGCGGGTGCGGATTTCATCAAGACCTCGACCGGCAAGGAAAGCGTCAACGCCACCCTGCCCGTCACGCTGGTGATGCTGCGCGCGATCCGCGACTATTATGACCGCACCGGCCTGCGCGTCGGCTACAAACCGGCGGGCGGGATTTCCAAGGCCAAAGACGCGATCACCTATCTCGCGCTGATCAAGGAAGAGCTGGGCGATCGCTGGCTCATGCCCGATCTCTTCCGCTTTGGCGCCTCGTCGCTTCTGGGCGATATCGAGCGCCAGCTTGAGCATCACCTCACCGGCGCCTATTCCGCCGCCTACCGCCACCCGACAAGCTAA